The DNA window CTGGTCGGCGCCCTCGTGAAGGGGCTGTTCTGGATCCTGGCGGTCAGTGCGATCGTGTTCGGCGTGTACCTGCTGTTGAAGGCCATGTCGGGCAGTTCGGACACCGCGGACAAGACCGGGTACTAGCCGGACTCCTTCAGGCGGCGGTCGACGAGTTCGGTGAACGCGCGGCCCGCCGGGGACACCAGGGCCGGTTTGCTGATCAGGTGCACCGTCCGGATCGGGGCGTCGGCGATGCGGAGCATCCGTAGTTGCGGTCGATCGACGGCGTCGGACTCGGGGAGGAACCCCACCCCGACGCCCGCCGCGGTGAGGGCGGCCACCAGCGTCGCCGAACCGGCCTGGGCGACGACCCGCCGGGGCAGGCCGGCCATCGCGAAGGCGTCGTCGCTCTGCCGGCGGGCGCCGGTGCCCTCGGGGAAGTCGACGGTGGGTTCCTCGGCGAGGTCACGCAGTGTGAGCCGGGTCCGGTCGGCCCAACGATGGTCGGCCGCGACGACCGCCACCAGTTGTTCGGTCCCGAGGACGCGTGCGGTGAGGCCCGCCCGCGGGCGCGTGTGCCACAGTCCGATGAATCCCAGGTCGAGGTCGCCCGCCTCGACCTGTTCGACGATCGACTCGCTCATCGAAGACGTGACGTGGACGTCCACCCCGGGGTGGTCGTCGAGGAACTCACGGAGCAGCGCGGCCAGGTCGATCTGGGTGAGCGTGGTGATGGTGCCGATGCGCAGTGTGCCGGTGACGGCGCGCCCACCGCTGGAGATTTCGTTCTGCAATCGCTCGGCGCCGGCCAGGATCTCGCGGGCGCGGAGGACGAACGCCTCACCCGCGTCGGTGAGTTCGACCCGCCGGTTGCTGCGGGTGAACAGGGGAGTGCCGAGTTCGTGCTCGAGCTGGCGGACCTGGTGGCTGAGCGCCGACTGGGCGACGTGCAACCGGGCGGCGGCGCGGGTGAAGTGCCGCTCTTCCGCGACGGCGAGCGCGTAGCGCAACTGCCGCAGTTCCATCCGCGTCCTCCCGTGTGATCGTGATCCGCGATCAATGCGATCTGATCCAGATGTTAGACAGATGATTAGTGGGGATAAAGAATTCTCGGGGTGAGCATCACCGATTCCCGCCCCCCGACGTCCGACCGCCCCACCCTGTCGGGCGGTCTCCTCCTGGTCATGGCCGTGGCCACCGGGCTGTGTGTGGGCGGCAACTACTTCAATCAGCCACTGCTCGACTCGATCTCCACGGCCCTCGGCGTCGACCAGTCGACGGCGGCCGTGACCGTGACACTCTCGCAGGTGTTCTACGGCCTGGGGTTGCTGTTCCTGGTGCCGCTCGGCGACCTGCTGGACCGGCGGGTGCTCAGCGTCGGGCTCATGGTGCTGGCCGCGATGGGGCAGGCGGTGTGCGGTCTCGCGCCGACGATCGGCTGGCTGATGGTGGGCACCGCGACGGCCGGGTTGTTCTCCGTCGCAGCTCAGGTCCTCGTCCCGTTCGCGGCCGCCCTCGCCGAACCGGGCCGGGCGGCGACCGCCGTGGGGACGGTGATGAGTGGACTGATGGTGGGGATCCTGCTGGCGCGCAGCGTGGCCGGACTGCTCACCCCGCTCGGCGGGTGGCAGACCGTGTACCGCATCAATGCCGTCGCGATGGTCGCGGTCGCGGTCGTGTTGTGGCGCGCACTGCCGAGCTCCCGTGACCGGCACGGCCTCGGTTACGGCGCCATCCTCGCGTCGATGGGAGCACTGCTGCGCGAGCAGCCGCGGCTGCGCACCGCGACGGCGATGAGCGCGCTCAGTTTCGCCGCGGCGAGCACGGTCTTCGCGGCCATGGCGTTCGTGCTGGCCGCCGAGCCGTTCGGGCTCGACGACGTCGCGATCGGCCTGGTCGGCCTCGTCGGGGTCGCCGGCGCGGTGATGGCGAACGTCGCCGGGCGTCTCGCCGACCGAGGTCTCGCCCGCGCCACCGCCGGAGTGGGATCGCTGGTGCTGCTGGCGTCGTGGGCACTGTTCGGGCTCGGCGCGCACAGTCTCGTCGCGTTCGTGTCGGCGATCCTGGTCTCCGACATCGCGCTCAAGGGCGTGCACGTGAGCAACCAGGGCGTCGTCTACGCGCTGGCGCCGCAGGCCCGGTCCCGCGTCACGGCGGTGTACATGACCGGATACTTCGTGGGCGGCGCGGCGGGCTCGGCGCTCGGGTCGCTGATGTGGGCCACTCACGGCTGGGCCGGGGTGTGCTGGGCCGGGGCGGCCCTGTCCCTGGCCGTGCTGCTCGTGTGGCTGCTCGATATCCGGGTTTCGGCGCGCACGACCGCGACCACCGGGGCATGCTGACCCCATGGAGCCGATTCCGGAGGACTGGCAGCGCGGGCTGGTGATCGTCGCGCACCCCGACGACATCGAGTACGGCGCCGCGGCCGCGGTGGCGCACTGGACGGATCAGGGCAAGGACATCAGGTACGTCCTGGTCACGAGCGGCGAGGCCGGCATCGCGGGGTTGCCGCCCACGCAGTGCGCGCCGCTGCGGGAAGAGGAGGAGCGCCGGTCCGCGGCCGTCGTGGGCGTGAGTAGCGTCGAGTTCCTCGGCTATCCCGACGGCCGGATCGAACACGGCCCGCAGCTGCGCATGGACCTGGCCCGGGTGATCCGGCAGCACCGACCCGAGATGGTGATCACGATGAACCACCGCGAGACGTGGGGGCCGGGGTTCCTCAACAGCGCCGACCATCGCGCGGTGGGGCTCGCGGTGCTCGACGCGGTCGCCGACGCGGCGAACGAGTGGATCTTCCCGGAGCTCACGAAGCCGCCGTGGACGGGTGTGCGGTGGGCTGCCGTGAACGCGATGACCGGGATCACCCACGCCGTCGACGTCACCGACACCGTCGAGCGGGCGGTCGCGTCGTTGTGCGAGCACCACGCGTATCTGGAGGCGCTCGGCAGCGAGCCGGTGGTGGAGCAGGCGGCCCGGCAGATCGAGATGTCGACCGCGGCCCAGGCCGGGTTCGACGCCGAACGGGCCGTCGGGTTCGAGCTCTACGTGTTCGGCGGCTGACCCGCGCGCCCGGACGCCGGCCCGGCGATCACGCGGCCCGCGCCGGGCACCGCCTCGATGTCGATCGGCAGCCGTCCGACGAACTCGCCGTCGGCGTACGACGTCACGGGGACGCCGGTCTCGAGCCGCAGCGTGCGCGTCCGGAACGTCTGTACCTCGTCGAGCCGGACGTGCGTGCCCTTGTAGACGGTAGGGAACAACCGCACCAGCCGGAATCGGCCGCCCGAGCCCACCACCGTGACGTCGAGGAGGCCGTCGTCGAGCTTCGCGTCCGGGGTGATGAGCATCCCGCCGCCGTAGGACGTGCCGTTGCCGACCGAGACCATCGTGGCGTCCAGTTCGATGGTGCGGTCGTCCAGGACGATCCGATAGGGGATCGGCTTCAGCTGCGCCAGCTCCACCAGCATCGCCAGGTTGTAGCGCATCGGACCGGTGGGCCAGCGCATCCGGTTGGCCCGATCGGTGACGCGGGCATCGAACCCGCTCGACAGCACCGTCCCGAACCAGCGGTCACCGCCCACGCGCGCGAGATCGACGGTTGTCACGTCGCCGCCGGCGATGATGTCTGCCGCCGCCACCGGGTCGTCGACCGGGACGTGGAACAACCGGGCGTGGTCGTTGCCCGTGCCGCCCGGGACGATGCCCAGTGGAATCCCGGTCTGCGCCAACGCCTGCCATGCGATGCTCACAAGCCCGTCGCCGCCCGCCGCGACGAGCGCGTCGGTGCCCTCGGCGACCGCCGCGCGGGCCAGTGACAGTGCCTCGGCGGCCGAGCCGCCCTCGATCTCGGTGACCGTGACGCCCAGTTCGCGCAGGCGCGCCACCGCGGCGGCCGACGCGCCGGGCGCGTGGCCGCCACCGGCCGCGGGGTTGGTCAGGACCGTGACCGAGCGCCTCATGGGATCAACTTGCCCGGGTTGAGGATTCCCGACGGGTCGATCGCGTCCTTGACCGCGCGCAGGACGCGAGCGCCGAGCTCGCCCACCTCGCGCGTCATCCAGGGTCGGTGATCGACGCCGACGGCGTGATGGTGCGTGATGGTGCCGCCGGCGGCCACGATGGCGTCTCCGGCGGCGCGCTTGGCGGCGGTCCACTGCGACAACGGATCCGCGGCTTGCGCGCAGACCACCGTGAAGTACAGCGACGCCCCGGTCGGGTAGGTGTGCGAGATGTGGCACATCACCAGCGCCGGGGTGCCTTGAGCGGCAAGCGTTTCGGTGAGTGCGGTGGTGACGGCGGCGCGCAGCTCCCCGAGATCGGACCAGCGCGCGGCGGTCTCGAGCGTTTCGGCGACGGCGCCGGCGTCGAGGAGGGCGTCGCGCAGGTAGGGGGCATCGAACCGGCCGTGCTCCCAGGACCGGGCGGGGCCCTCACCCAGGGCCGTGCCGCCGTGGGCAGCGAGCAGCGCGCTGGCCTCGGCGCACCGCGCCTCGACGTGGGCGTCGGTGCCCTCGAACGTCGTGATCGCCAGGCAACCCGAGGTGGGGCTGTCGCCGCCGATGTCGCCCGCGAGGGCCAGGTTGATGCCCGTCTCGGCCTCGTCCGACAGGCGCATCACGGTCGGTGCCGAACCCGATTGCGCGACGGCGCGCAGCGCGGCCGCGC is part of the Rhodococcus sp. SGAir0479 genome and encodes:
- a CDS encoding LysR family transcriptional regulator gives rise to the protein MELRQLRYALAVAEERHFTRAAARLHVAQSALSHQVRQLEHELGTPLFTRSNRRVELTDAGEAFVLRAREILAGAERLQNEISSGGRAVTGTLRIGTITTLTQIDLAALLREFLDDHPGVDVHVTSSMSESIVEQVEAGDLDLGFIGLWHTRPRAGLTARVLGTEQLVAVVAADHRWADRTRLTLRDLAEEPTVDFPEGTGARRQSDDAFAMAGLPRRVVAQAGSATLVAALTAAGVGVGFLPESDAVDRPQLRMLRIADAPIRTVHLISKPALVSPAGRAFTELVDRRLKESG
- a CDS encoding MFS transporter — its product is MSITDSRPPTSDRPTLSGGLLLVMAVATGLCVGGNYFNQPLLDSISTALGVDQSTAAVTVTLSQVFYGLGLLFLVPLGDLLDRRVLSVGLMVLAAMGQAVCGLAPTIGWLMVGTATAGLFSVAAQVLVPFAAALAEPGRAATAVGTVMSGLMVGILLARSVAGLLTPLGGWQTVYRINAVAMVAVAVVLWRALPSSRDRHGLGYGAILASMGALLREQPRLRTATAMSALSFAAASTVFAAMAFVLAAEPFGLDDVAIGLVGLVGVAGAVMANVAGRLADRGLARATAGVGSLVLLASWALFGLGAHSLVAFVSAILVSDIALKGVHVSNQGVVYALAPQARSRVTAVYMTGYFVGGAAGSALGSLMWATHGWAGVCWAGAALSLAVLLVWLLDIRVSARTTATTGAC
- a CDS encoding PIG-L deacetylase family protein; amino-acid sequence: MEPIPEDWQRGLVIVAHPDDIEYGAAAAVAHWTDQGKDIRYVLVTSGEAGIAGLPPTQCAPLREEEERRSAAVVGVSSVEFLGYPDGRIEHGPQLRMDLARVIRQHRPEMVITMNHRETWGPGFLNSADHRAVGLAVLDAVADAANEWIFPELTKPPWTGVRWAAVNAMTGITHAVDVTDTVERAVASLCEHHAYLEALGSEPVVEQAARQIEMSTAAQAGFDAERAVGFELYVFGG
- a CDS encoding diacylglycerol kinase — protein: MRRSVTVLTNPAAGGGHAPGASAAAVARLRELGVTVTEIEGGSAAEALSLARAAVAEGTDALVAAGGDGLVSIAWQALAQTGIPLGIVPGGTGNDHARLFHVPVDDPVAAADIIAGGDVTTVDLARVGGDRWFGTVLSSGFDARVTDRANRMRWPTGPMRYNLAMLVELAQLKPIPYRIVLDDRTIELDATMVSVGNGTSYGGGMLITPDAKLDDGLLDVTVVGSGGRFRLVRLFPTVYKGTHVRLDEVQTFRTRTLRLETGVPVTSYADGEFVGRLPIDIEAVPGAGRVIAGPASGRAGQPPNT